A segment of the Desulfitobacterium dehalogenans ATCC 51507 genome:
GGTAGTAGAAGAAATCTCTTCCAGGCTCTTGCTGAGATCCACCACATTATCCATGACAGCATACACTTCTTCTTCAATAGCAACCGATTCATTCTTGATACTGTTGACCAACTGCTTAATCGAATTCTTCATATCGTTAATGGCGTTGGTAATTGACCCCACCTCATCTTTTCTGGCCAGAAATCGGGGGGCGATTTCCTGGGAAAAGTCCCCGCTTGCCACAAGGTCCAAATACTGAGCCGACTTTTTGATGGGAGTCGTGATTTTATTGGCTGTTATGGTAATCAAGGCAATAGTGATGAACAGCATAAGTACGGAGACCCCCAGCATCATTAAGGCCACCCCGTTCGCCCCCTGGGTCAACTCTTTCTCGGACATTAAGGACGCTAAAATCCAATCTGTTCCGTCGACTTTATGAGGATTAACTATGTATTTTACTCCGTCAATCGTTACATCAAAAGGAGCTAAATCATCAGATCCCAGCTTCTCCAGTCCTGGGATGTTAATCTCATCTAATTTTTTAAAGTTATTTTCGGGGTTACTGCCATCGGCTAAAATAACTCCCGTGGTGTGAACAATCATCGAATATCCGGTTTTTCCAGTCTTCATTGAATTTAGCATATCGCTTATGACCGACTGTTGCACATCAATTCCCAGAGTTCCGACCAGCTTACCGTTGGCATCCGTAAACGAGCGCACATTGCTCGTAATCATTGTATTGGACATAGGATCAAGATAGGGCTCAGTTCTCACAATGGCTCCATTGCCGCCTAGACCGGTTTTGTACCAGCCTTTCTCGGGAGGATAAAATTTCTCAACAGGTATGGGGGCTTCCGGCCACTGCAGGTAAGCGCCCTCTTCCGTACCGAAATAAACATACATTGTCCCTGGATGGCTGGCGGCATAGTGCTCGAAGATTTCGTAAATTTCTTGTTCCACCCCGCCATTTTGGGAAGGCGTCATTTGCACCTTTTCCATACTGTTGGTGTAAGACGTAATATTGCTTTCTGCCGCTGCCATGACCAGGGGATGGGTGGCCATCATATTGATGTTTTTATCAATCTGATCATAAAATATCTTAATAGATTGCTCAGCTATTTTCATTTGTTCGTTGGAGTAATTAAGGTAGTCATCTTTCGATTGCTGAATTACCTTATAACAAGTAATACCACCAACAATAACTAAGGCACTTAAGACAATCATGATCGAAATGGTTAAAAATTGGGTTCGAATACTCTTGAACTGCATCATCTAATCCTCCATATTAAAAATTCCACTGGTTGTTGGCTAAGTTAAGGCGACACGCGAACTATTCTGACAGCTTAGACATTATGTCGGTTAATAGAGCAAGTCCATGTGAACACTTTCAGTAGCTGTGGTACGGATTTTCCTATCCTGAGAATGATTGAATTAAGGCCTCTGGAATAAACGAAGATATGTAAAAATGTGCCTCAATATCCTTCAAGGAAGGGAGGCACGCTACTGATTGGTCAAGATCTGGTTATAACCGGACTCTATTCGCGGGACTGAGTGCCTATGTTCAGCTAATCCTAAAGAATTTTTAATTAGTCCTCAAGCACATCGGCGATCATCTGTTCGACTTCGTCATCTTCCACATCGCCGGCCATTTTGCCTTTATATTCTCCATCTTTAAAGTAAAGAATCTGGGGAACGCCCTTTAATGAGAATCGTTGGAATAATGCTTTGTCCTCTTCCACATCCACATAATAAAAGCCAAAACTTTCTTCATAATTTAGACGCAACTCTTCTAATACCGGAATAACTTTTTGACAGACATGACAGTTCTTCCTGGAAAACATCACCAAGCAAGCTCTTCCTTCATCGTAAATAAGCTGCTCAAACATATTGGTATCCAGTTTTTTTAAAGACATTTTTTACACTCCTCATACTTTAATTCTGCAGTCACCTTGATTCAAAACAGACGAAGGCCAAGGTCTCCCCAAGAGAGAGCCGACCTTCGTCTTATTGAGTTTCTAATACGTCTTAACCTTCTTTTTTGGCAGGGAGAATCATTTCCACGTCAC
Coding sequences within it:
- a CDS encoding methyl-accepting chemotaxis protein yields the protein MQFKSIRTQFLTISIMIVLSALVIVGGITCYKVIQQSKDDYLNYSNEQMKIAEQSIKIFYDQIDKNINMMATHPLVMAAAESNITSYTNSMEKVQMTPSQNGGVEQEIYEIFEHYAASHPGTMYVYFGTEEGAYLQWPEAPIPVEKFYPPEKGWYKTGLGGNGAIVRTEPYLDPMSNTMITSNVRSFTDANGKLVGTLGIDVQQSVISDMLNSMKTGKTGYSMIVHTTGVILADGSNPENNFKKLDEINIPGLEKLGSDDLAPFDVTIDGVKYIVNPHKVDGTDWILASLMSEKELTQGANGVALMMLGVSVLMLFITIALITITANKITTPIKKSAQYLDLVASGDFSQEIAPRFLARKDEVGSITNAINDMKNSIKQLVNSIKNESVAIEEEVYAVMDNVVDLSKSLEEISSTTGDVAASTEETSAASEEMSATTQEIEKAVQLIAGKSQQGAISSKEITQRAEDTKKNVNAAQKKAADIFVDTQVKLEKAIVESKVVSQIDLLTDAIMQITEQTNLLALNAAIEAARAGEAGRGFSVVSEEIRKLAEQSKGAVMQIQEVTTKVTSAVDNLSQSSNGLLSFMSVDVNNDYQVMLNVAEQYSQDANFVDELVADFSATTEQLLVSIQNISDAIGGVAQAANSGAIGTADIANQSAEVSIKSNEVEDQILRAKESVNKLQEEIKRFKV
- a CDS encoding thioredoxin family protein, coding for MSLKKLDTNMFEQLIYDEGRACLVMFSRKNCHVCQKVIPVLEELRLNYEESFGFYYVDVEEDKALFQRFSLKGVPQILYFKDGEYKGKMAGDVEDDEVEQMIADVLED